The following are encoded in a window of Mannheimia varigena genomic DNA:
- the xerD gene encoding site-specific tyrosine recombinase XerD, translating to MAELDPIIEQFLDTLWQEHGLSENTISSYRFDLERFSDYFTQPKTFLSVDHIDLQGFLGERLEQGYKATSSARMLSCLRKFFRFLCLENYRQDDPTLTLTSPKRGSHLPKSLSEEQVMDLLDCPNTLDPLELRDKAMLELLYATGLRVTELVSLSIDNLSLKQGVVRIIGKGDKERLVPLGEEANYWIQEFFQYGRPILLNNQQSDVVFPSRRGQQMTRQAFWHRIKHYAVLAGIDADKLSPHVLRHAFATHLVNHGADLRVVQMLLGHSDLSTTQIYTQVAKARLKSLHQKFHPRG from the coding sequence ATGGCTGAACTTGACCCCATTATTGAACAATTCCTCGATACCCTTTGGCAAGAGCACGGCTTGTCTGAGAATACAATCTCTTCTTATCGCTTTGATCTAGAGCGTTTTTCCGATTATTTTACACAACCCAAGACTTTTTTATCAGTCGATCATATTGATTTACAAGGCTTTTTAGGCGAACGTTTGGAACAGGGCTATAAAGCGACAAGTTCCGCCCGAATGTTAAGCTGTCTGCGTAAATTTTTCCGCTTTTTGTGTCTTGAAAATTATCGGCAAGATGATCCTACCCTTACCCTCACTTCGCCAAAACGAGGCTCGCATTTGCCTAAATCGTTAAGCGAGGAGCAGGTGATGGACCTGTTGGATTGCCCGAATACACTAGATCCGCTTGAGTTGCGTGACAAAGCGATGTTAGAGCTGCTTTACGCCACGGGCTTGCGGGTGACGGAACTGGTTTCGCTTTCTATAGATAATCTGAGCTTGAAACAGGGTGTGGTAAGAATTATCGGTAAAGGAGATAAAGAACGACTTGTGCCGCTGGGTGAAGAGGCAAATTATTGGATTCAGGAGTTTTTCCAATATGGTCGTCCGATTTTGTTGAATAATCAGCAATCTGATGTGGTGTTTCCGAGCCGCCGTGGGCAGCAGATGACAAGACAGGCCTTTTGGCATCGCATTAAACATTACGCCGTTCTTGCCGGCATTGATGCCGACAAACTCTCGCCACACGTTCTCCGCCACGCCTTTGCTACCCATTTAGTGAATCACGGAGCGGATTTGAGAGTGGTGCAAATGTTGCTCGGGCATAGCGATTTATCCACTACGCAAATTTACACTCAAGTGGCGAAAGCTCGCTTGAAATCGCTACATCAAAAATTCCACCCAAGAGGTTAA
- the tilS gene encoding tRNA lysidine(34) synthetase TilS — MPLFQHFQQQCEQRLPNTQDFLVGLSGGVDSVVLLHLFSRTNFNIRAIYIHHGLSPNADSWAALCEQYCKRLNIPFILQKVTVDAINGVESGAREARYHTIQQQLKSHEILATAHHLDDQAETFFLALKRGSGIKGLSAMQAVTFLQNFTVFRPLLSFSKAEILAYATQHQLVWIEDESNADNRFDRNFFRNEVLPLLNQRWQQFSEMVARSAQHCAEQQELIKELLNDELVKRIGERNQFSVANFEDFSSLKQQQLVRLWLEKCGVMMPSQAQLQAVISELIFANADKNPHVKIGEKVIRRYQQAIYMTDEIPETPAFEIKLGTETELDLPYQLGTITRNQQEIICKKNEKTHRLLLPKELAQELISLKIGQQGKVKCYGKRHREEMKKIWQQQNVPVWERSHTLLVFWQDEWVACLKS; from the coding sequence ATGCCATTATTTCAACACTTTCAACAACAATGCGAACAAAGGTTACCAAACACGCAAGATTTTCTAGTTGGACTTAGCGGTGGGGTCGATTCAGTAGTGTTGCTACACCTTTTTTCTCGCACCAACTTCAACATTAGAGCTATCTATATTCATCACGGATTAAGCCCGAATGCGGATAGCTGGGCGGCACTCTGCGAGCAGTATTGCAAGCGGTTAAATATTCCCTTTATTTTGCAAAAAGTCACTGTCGATGCAATCAACGGCGTGGAAAGTGGAGCGAGAGAAGCGCGCTATCACACCATCCAACAACAGCTCAAATCACACGAAATCTTAGCCACCGCCCACCATTTAGATGACCAAGCGGAAACATTTTTCCTCGCCTTAAAACGAGGCAGCGGCATTAAAGGTTTATCGGCAATGCAAGCGGTTACTTTCTTGCAAAATTTTACCGTTTTTCGACCGCTATTATCCTTTAGCAAAGCGGAAATTTTAGCTTACGCGACCCAACACCAGCTTGTGTGGATTGAAGATGAAAGCAATGCCGATAACCGTTTTGATCGCAATTTTTTCCGCAATGAAGTGTTGCCTTTACTGAACCAACGCTGGCAACAATTTAGTGAAATGGTCGCCCGCTCCGCCCAACATTGTGCAGAGCAACAAGAGCTGATTAAAGAACTTCTCAACGATGAATTAGTAAAAAGAATTGGGGAAAGAAATCAATTTTCAGTGGCTAATTTTGAGGATTTTTCATCACTCAAACAGCAACAATTAGTCCGCTTATGGTTGGAAAAATGTGGCGTAATGATGCCAAGCCAAGCTCAATTACAAGCGGTTATTTCTGAGCTGATTTTTGCAAATGCGGACAAAAATCCACACGTTAAAATCGGGGAAAAAGTGATTAGACGTTATCAACAAGCAATCTATATGACTGATGAAATCCCTGAAACTCCTGCTTTTGAAATCAAATTAGGCACTGAAACTGAGCTGGATCTCCCTTATCAACTTGGAACAATTACACGCAATCAGCAAGAGATCATTTGCAAAAAAAATGAAAAAACGCACCGCTTGTTACTGCCGAAAGAGCTGGCCCAAGAGCTGATTTCACTTAAAATCGGGCAGCAAGGCAAAGTGAAATGTTACGGCAAACGGCATCGGGAAGAGATGAAAAAAATCTGGCAACAGCAAAATGTGCCGGTATGGGAAAGAAGCCACACATTGCTCGTTTTTTGGCAAGATGAATGGGTGGCTTGTCTCAAGAGTTAA